Below is a genomic region from Citrobacter tructae.
AATCCTGCTCAACCTGAAAGGGCTGGCGGTGAGAGTTCAGGGTAAAGATGATGTTATTCTTACCTTGAATAAATCTGGCATTGGCCCTGTGACTGCAGCCGATATCACCCATGATGGTGATGTCGAAATCGTCAAGCCGCAGCACGTGATCTGCCACCTGACCGATGAGAACGCATCTATTAGTATGCGTATCAAAGTTCAGCGCGGTCGTGGTTATGTGCCGGCTTCTACCCGAATTCATTCGGAAGAAGATGAGCGCCCAATCGGTCGTCTGCTGGTCGACGCATGCTATAGCCCTGTAGAGCGTATTGCCTACAATGTTGAAGCAGCGCGTGTAGAACAGCGTACTGACCTGGATAAGCTGGTCATCGAAATGGAAACCAACGGCACAATCGATCCTGAAGAGGCGATTCGTCGTGCGGCGACCATTCTGGCTGAACAACTGGAAGCTTTCGTTGATTTACGTGATGTACGTCAGCCGGAAGTAAAAGAAGAGAAACCAGAATTCGATCCGATCCTGCTGCGCCCTGTTGACGATCTGGAATTGACTGTCCGCTCTGCTAACTGCCTCAAAGCAGAAGCTATCCACTATATCGGTGATCTGGTACAGCGTACTGAGGTTGAGCTTCTTAAGACGCCTAACCTTGGTAAAAAATCTCTTACTGAGATTAAAGACGTGCTGGCTTCCCGTGGACTGTCTCTGGGCATGCGCCTGGAAAACTGGCCACCGGCAAGCATCGCTGACGAGTAACCGGATCACAGGTTAAGGTTTTACTGAGAAGGATAAGGTCATGCGCCATCGTAAGAGTGGTCGTCAACTGAACCGCAACAGCAGCCATCGCCAGGCTATGTTCCGCAATATGGCAGGTTCACTGGTTCGTCATGAGATCATCAAGACGACCCTGCCTAAAGCGAAAGAGCTGCGCCGCGTAGTTGAGCCGCTGATTACTCTTGCCAAGACTGATAGCGTAGCTAATCGTCGTCTGGCATTCGCCCGTACTCGTGATAACGAGATCGTGGCAAAACTGTTTAACGAGCTGGGCCCGCGTTTCGCGAGCCGCGCCGGTGGTTACACTCGCATTCTGAAGTGTGGCTTCCGTGCAGGCGACAACGCGCCGATGGCATACATCGAGCTGGTTGATCGCTCTGAATCGAAAGCAGAAGCTGCTGCAGAGTAATCTGTAGTAACGTAAAAAAACCCGCCCCGGCGGGTTTTTTTATATCCGCAGTATTCCCACCTATCTGCATGAGCAGTGCTCTTTTTGTTCATCCCCTGGAGTATTATATGTGGTTACTGGACCAGTGGGCGGAGCGTCATATTCATGATGCAC
It encodes:
- a CDS encoding DNA-directed RNA polymerase subunit alpha — translated: MQGSVTEFLKPRLVDIEQLSSTHAKVTLEPLERGFGHTLGNALRRILLSSMPGCAVTEVEIDGVLHEYSTKEGVQEDILEILLNLKGLAVRVQGKDDVILTLNKSGIGPVTAADITHDGDVEIVKPQHVICHLTDENASISMRIKVQRGRGYVPASTRIHSEEDERPIGRLLVDACYSPVERIAYNVEAARVEQRTDLDKLVIEMETNGTIDPEEAIRRAATILAEQLEAFVDLRDVRQPEVKEEKPEFDPILLRPVDDLELTVRSANCLKAEAIHYIGDLVQRTEVELLKTPNLGKKSLTEIKDVLASRGLSLGMRLENWPPASIADE
- the rplQ gene encoding 50S ribosomal protein L17, translating into MRHRKSGRQLNRNSSHRQAMFRNMAGSLVRHEIIKTTLPKAKELRRVVEPLITLAKTDSVANRRLAFARTRDNEIVAKLFNELGPRFASRAGGYTRILKCGFRAGDNAPMAYIELVDRSESKAEAAAE